AAGGAGGGGGCCGGCATGGTGCAAGAGAGCTTCCCCGGCTGGGTCCAGGACCCCGAGGACCCCCTGGTGCATGTCAACGTGGGCGGACTGAAGCGCAGCCTGTGCTCCAGCACGCTGCGGAAGTTTCCAGACACGCGCCTGGGCCGCCTGCTGGCCTGTGAGTCGGAAGAGGCCATCCTGCAGGTGTGCGACGACTACGACGTTCAGCAGAGGGAGTTCTACTTCGACCGGAACCCGGGTCTGTTCCCCTACGTTCTCCACTTTTACCAGACGGGCAAGCTTCACATCATGGAGGAGCTCTGTGTCTTCTCCTTCAGCCAGGTGGggatggaaaggagagagacaaggagggagggattgggAAGGGATGTAAGCAAGTCGATTTTGTAACAAATAGATTCCTCTTTTCTCTAGGAGATAGAGTACTGGGGCATCAATGAGTATTTTCTGGACAGCTGCTGCAGTTACCGTTACCATGACCGCAAGCTGGAGAGCCGCCATCGCAGCTGGGATGAGGATAGTGAGGTGAGCAGCGTGGACACGTCCGTGGATGAGATCTCAGACCTCAACAGAGACATGCTCCACTTCCAGGTGAgcggggtaggggtgggggtggggaggggcgtagggggggggggggggggggggggcgaataTCCATTCAAAGTTTCGAAAAGCTGTGTTCAGTTTTCAAAACAGTTCAATAAAACCCTGTTGGTTCTTGGTCTACctgccttgcccccccccccccccccccctcctctgccccgccGTGCCGTCCCTGTCCTAGGATGTGCGCTGTGGCCAAATGAAGAAGTGCCTTTGGCTTACTCTGGAGAACCCTGGCTACTCCATCCCCTCCAAGCTCTTTAGTCTGCTGTCCATCTGCGTGGTGctcacctccatctccaccatgTGTATCAACAGCATTCCAGAGTACCAGAACTTTGACGCAGACGGCAAGCTTCTGGATGACCCCACCATGCAGACCCTGGAGGTCAGTCAGTAATCTACCTATGTATGTATCTATGTatgcttctgtctgtctgtacatcTACGGATGTTCTTTTCAAAACTCACGTTTTACAGTAATATGACAGGTGTTGTGCACCTGCTGGTTCACTGCCGAGGTGGTCACACGCATGTTCCTGGCGCCCAACCGCCGTAAGTTCTTCCGCCACCCGCTGAACATGATTGACATTGTGTCCGTGGTGCCCATCTACATCACGCTGGTGTTCGACCTGGCGGCGGGGGGCGATTCGGAGCTGGGAGAGCTGGGACGGCTGGTGCAGGTGCTGAGACTGATGAGGGTTTTCAGGGTGTTGAAGCTGGCCAGACACTCCACGGGCCTGCGCTCCCTGGGCGCTACGCTACGGGTAGGAAACACTAACAGTTGTTCACAAC
The window above is part of the Osmerus mordax isolate fOsmMor3 chromosome 1, fOsmMor3.pri, whole genome shotgun sequence genome. Proteins encoded here:
- the si:dkey-43k4.5 gene encoding potassium voltage-gated channel subfamily S member 2 — encoded protein: MVQESFPGWVQDPEDPLVHVNVGGLKRSLCSSTLRKFPDTRLGRLLACESEEAILQVCDDYDVQQREFYFDRNPGLFPYVLHFYQTGKLHIMEELCVFSFSQEIEYWGINEYFLDSCCSYRYHDRKLESRHRSWDEDSEVSSVDTSVDEISDLNRDMLHFQDVRCGQMKKCLWLTLENPGYSIPSKLFSLLSICVVLTSISTMCINSIPEYQNFDADGKLLDDPTMQTLEVLCTCWFTAEVVTRMFLAPNRRKFFRHPLNMIDIVSVVPIYITLVFDLAAGGDSELGELGRLVQVLRLMRVFRVLKLARHSTGLRSLGATLRHSYREVGILLLYLAVGVSVFSGMAYTAEYEEDVGLDTIPACWWWGTVSMTTVGYGDVVPVTVAGKLAAGGCILGGTLVVALPITIIFNKFSHFYRKQKALEASVRNNNRKRIRVRCDKHDEEEDDNDEEEEEGDEGSDGDSRCLDEEEEEVEDEEEEGGVVNYSYVHYPSTLDRKKDVYQL